The following are encoded together in the Malaya genurostris strain Urasoe2022 chromosome 3, Malgen_1.1, whole genome shotgun sequence genome:
- the LOC131435278 gene encoding uncharacterized protein LOC131435278 isoform X1 — protein sequence MEDSDNGAVQELISPRIKKKITRSTNKDLVLTKELEGERKRNASLLTKLKKARADNKRLEKSIRDGSVVQMHSTMREDKDDNQHSSVLISSMSNLSFASLNVPECKPVDGEEEIDRKSYDQWRHMLEASMHLAGVIDEITKMNIFTIKAGPKLLDVLEGTVSHLEDPDIERFPYANAIQRLNAFFGSRDYIFMQRQKLRSLTQNSTETDVKYLKRVIAVAKLCDFKDDNLVEQVADSIQLHARNRKVRETARKILRKGGSLADLLDKVRVHEMEQMNEDLFARNHSQALQLAASIVAAGGQRNQGDKNTWSGRSFPNMKPRFMNNGKPARGGRVLNRGSFVRNTIPRIPCWRCSSRQHQPSECYAIDQNCRNCGIKGHFERACHQKEFKASSSEPVKRRYSTDEHELLTRSKKIATVETVENNLTDESVSVPSPLHTV from the exons atggaggATTCCGACAATGGCGCAGTTCAGGAGTTGATAAGTCCTCGtatcaaaaa GAAAATTACAAGATCAACCAACAAGGACTTAGTTTTGACAAAGGAATTGGAAGGGGAAAGGAAGCGAAATGCATCATTACTTACTAAATTAAAAAAAGCCAGAGCAGATAACAAACGCTTGGAAAAATCTATACGCGATGGGAGCGTTGTTCAAATGCATTCTACGATGAGGGAAGACAAAGACGACAACCAGCATAGTTCAGTTCTTATATCATCCATGAGCAATTTATCATTTGCATCCCTCAACGTTCCCGAGTGCAAGCCTGTAGACGGAGAAGAAGAAATTGATCGTAAATCTTACGATCAATGGAGACACATGTTAGAAGCCTCAATGCACTTGGCAGGAGTAATTGATGAGATAACAAAAATGAACATATTTACGATAAAAGCGGGTCCGAAACTGTTAGACGTTCTTGAAGGAACAGTTTCTCATTTAGAAGATCCAGATATTGAAAGATTTCCATACGCAAATGCCATTCAACGTTTGAACGCATTTTTTGGATCACGAGATTACATTTTCATGCAGAGACAGAAATTAAGATCGTTAACTCAAAATTCGACAGAAACAgacgttaaatatctcaaacgtGTTATTGCCGTAGCCAAATTGTGCGATTTTAAAGATGACAATTTGGTGGAACAAGTAGCCGATTCGATTCAATTGCATGCGCGCAATCGTAAAGTTCGAGAAACAGCTAGAAAAATTCTACGTAAAGGTGGATCCCTAGCGGATCTTCTGGACAAGGTACGTGTTCATGAAATGGAACAAATGAACGAAGATTTGTTCGCAAGAAATCACTCTCAAGCTTTGCAATTGGCCGCATCAATAGTCGCAGCAGGTGGACAAAGAAATCAGGGTGATAAGAATACTTGGTCTGGTCGTAGTTTTCCAAACATGAAACCAAGATTCATGAATAATGGGAAACCTGCAAGAGGAGGAAGAGTTTTGAACCGCGGAAGCTTTGTCAGAAATACAATTCCACGCATACCTTGTTGGAGATGTTCGAGCCGGCAACATCAGCCATCCGAATGTTATGCTATTGATCAGAATTGTCGAAATTGTGGTATTAAAGGGCATTTTGAACGCGCATGTCATCAGAAGGAATTTAAGGCGTCGTCATCTGAACCAGTTAAGCGTCGTTACAGCACTGACGAGCATGAATTACTAACAAGGTCTAAAAAGATTGCAACGGTTGAAACAGTGGAAAACAATTTAACAGATGAATCAGTAAGTGTACCTTCTCCATTACACACTGTATAA
- the LOC131435278 gene encoding uncharacterized protein LOC131435278 isoform X2: MHSTMREDKDDNQHSSVLISSMSNLSFASLNVPECKPVDGEEEIDRKSYDQWRHMLEASMHLAGVIDEITKMNIFTIKAGPKLLDVLEGTVSHLEDPDIERFPYANAIQRLNAFFGSRDYIFMQRQKLRSLTQNSTETDVKYLKRVIAVAKLCDFKDDNLVEQVADSIQLHARNRKVRETARKILRKGGSLADLLDKVRVHEMEQMNEDLFARNHSQALQLAASIVAAGGQRNQGDKNTWSGRSFPNMKPRFMNNGKPARGGRVLNRGSFVRNTIPRIPCWRCSSRQHQPSECYAIDQNCRNCGIKGHFERACHQKEFKASSSEPVKRRYSTDEHELLTRSKKIATVETVENNLTDESVSVPSPLHTV, translated from the coding sequence ATGCATTCTACGATGAGGGAAGACAAAGACGACAACCAGCATAGTTCAGTTCTTATATCATCCATGAGCAATTTATCATTTGCATCCCTCAACGTTCCCGAGTGCAAGCCTGTAGACGGAGAAGAAGAAATTGATCGTAAATCTTACGATCAATGGAGACACATGTTAGAAGCCTCAATGCACTTGGCAGGAGTAATTGATGAGATAACAAAAATGAACATATTTACGATAAAAGCGGGTCCGAAACTGTTAGACGTTCTTGAAGGAACAGTTTCTCATTTAGAAGATCCAGATATTGAAAGATTTCCATACGCAAATGCCATTCAACGTTTGAACGCATTTTTTGGATCACGAGATTACATTTTCATGCAGAGACAGAAATTAAGATCGTTAACTCAAAATTCGACAGAAACAgacgttaaatatctcaaacgtGTTATTGCCGTAGCCAAATTGTGCGATTTTAAAGATGACAATTTGGTGGAACAAGTAGCCGATTCGATTCAATTGCATGCGCGCAATCGTAAAGTTCGAGAAACAGCTAGAAAAATTCTACGTAAAGGTGGATCCCTAGCGGATCTTCTGGACAAGGTACGTGTTCATGAAATGGAACAAATGAACGAAGATTTGTTCGCAAGAAATCACTCTCAAGCTTTGCAATTGGCCGCATCAATAGTCGCAGCAGGTGGACAAAGAAATCAGGGTGATAAGAATACTTGGTCTGGTCGTAGTTTTCCAAACATGAAACCAAGATTCATGAATAATGGGAAACCTGCAAGAGGAGGAAGAGTTTTGAACCGCGGAAGCTTTGTCAGAAATACAATTCCACGCATACCTTGTTGGAGATGTTCGAGCCGGCAACATCAGCCATCCGAATGTTATGCTATTGATCAGAATTGTCGAAATTGTGGTATTAAAGGGCATTTTGAACGCGCATGTCATCAGAAGGAATTTAAGGCGTCGTCATCTGAACCAGTTAAGCGTCGTTACAGCACTGACGAGCATGAATTACTAACAAGGTCTAAAAAGATTGCAACGGTTGAAACAGTGGAAAACAATTTAACAGATGAATCAGTAAGTGTACCTTCTCCATTACACACTGTATAA